In one window of Armatimonadota bacterium DNA:
- a CDS encoding NTP transferase domain-containing protein, producing the protein MPKELKQAMVLAHGVGENCFPFGGEKSPRPKYAFEVANVPLVTRVIDQLLAVGMDKVWVVAGFQGHIIEQLVSETYANRPVEVVTVEDYRSGDAVAALSALRKAKISGNLLLVNGDLLAFESDYRGIVNAFAEMGGSYPVALYDELGEAEDKPSWHTVDITRDGTRVARVKGRVEDGKYRLTGMYAIDANSLSMAGELALNSERRTYLAGALEEAVAAGIPIGTVRAQDEVVHVDRCFDYLDANQTVLIREVRAIAERTDGYVYREGAGEPDPEFIFPGTIISPGATVVCAEDAFIGPYETREQHVAALKREHPPMTPIRIRGDLYLGKGSRVGIGALLEGGVVVGENSYIEDSVVEKGVLIGNGVGVRRHSVVRSLSVCADRSRFECAADFQGVAGPGTIYMHPGQCWIVTGRKCDLGAGNFFGTWRFDSARCEFNIGGRMVKPAKNGIANASYLGDDVRTGVAVFLAPGTRVGADSLLGIGMLAHGTYDAGYFYTPKQEIVKLRVGFVRPHKKKG; encoded by the coding sequence ATGCCCAAGGAATTGAAGCAGGCTATGGTTCTTGCCCACGGCGTGGGCGAGAATTGCTTTCCCTTCGGCGGCGAGAAATCACCGCGGCCGAAGTACGCATTCGAGGTCGCCAATGTCCCGCTCGTGACGCGCGTGATTGACCAGCTTCTCGCGGTCGGCATGGACAAGGTCTGGGTCGTCGCCGGCTTCCAGGGGCACATCATCGAGCAGCTCGTAAGCGAGACCTACGCGAACCGCCCGGTCGAAGTGGTGACCGTGGAGGACTACCGTTCGGGCGATGCGGTGGCCGCGCTGTCGGCGCTGCGCAAAGCGAAGATCAGCGGCAATCTGCTGCTCGTCAACGGCGACCTACTGGCATTCGAGTCCGACTACCGCGGGATCGTCAATGCCTTCGCTGAGATGGGCGGCAGCTATCCGGTCGCGCTCTACGACGAACTCGGCGAGGCAGAGGACAAGCCGAGTTGGCACACCGTGGATATCACGCGCGACGGCACGCGGGTCGCGCGCGTCAAGGGGCGAGTCGAGGACGGCAAGTACCGCCTCACCGGCATGTATGCGATAGACGCGAATTCGCTTTCCATGGCGGGCGAGCTTGCGCTCAACTCAGAGCGGCGCACCTACCTCGCGGGCGCGCTCGAGGAGGCGGTCGCGGCCGGCATCCCAATCGGAACGGTGCGCGCCCAGGATGAAGTGGTGCACGTCGATCGCTGTTTCGATTACCTCGATGCCAACCAGACAGTGCTCATCCGCGAAGTGCGGGCGATCGCCGAGCGCACGGACGGTTACGTCTACCGCGAAGGCGCGGGCGAACCCGATCCCGAGTTCATCTTCCCCGGCACAATCATCTCGCCGGGAGCGACGGTTGTATGCGCGGAAGATGCGTTCATCGGCCCGTACGAGACGCGCGAACAGCATGTGGCAGCGCTCAAGCGCGAGCACCCGCCGATGACGCCGATTCGCATCCGCGGTGACCTGTATCTGGGGAAAGGCTCGCGGGTCGGCATCGGCGCGCTGCTCGAGGGCGGCGTCGTCGTAGGCGAGAACAGCTACATCGAAGACTCCGTGGTCGAGAAGGGCGTGCTCATCGGCAATGGCGTGGGCGTGCGGCGGCATTCCGTGGTGCGCAGTCTGTCGGTGTGCGCCGACCGGTCGCGCTTCGAGTGCGCAGCCGATTTCCAGGGCGTCGCCGGGCCGGGCACGATCTACATGCACCCCGGTCAGTGCTGGATCGTGACTGGGCGCAAGTGCGACCTGGGCGCGGGCAATTTCTTCGGCACGTGGCGGTTTGACAGTGCGCGCTGTGAGTTCAACATCGGCGGGCGCATGGTGAAGCCCGCGAAGAACGGCATCGCGAACGCGTCCTACCTCGGCGACGACGTGCGCACGGGCGTCGCCGTGTTCCTCGCGCCCGGGACGCGTGTCGGCGCCGATTCGCTGCTCGGTATCGGCATGCTCGCCCACGGGACCTACGACGCGGGCTACTTCTACACGCCGAAGCAAGAGATCGTGAAGTTGCGCGTCGGCTTCGTGCGGCCGCACAAGAAGAAGGGGTGA
- a CDS encoding helix-turn-helix transcriptional regulator — translation MQVKRFGRQVREWRRVRGLSLEQTAALVGTTGATLSRLERGLHRPRRKLAMRLSELLGEQPVLPIEWHREPKLDGAAREFLAQAARRNVRVPSDVEDLTVWRAGDGAFLILRVGGVTE, via the coding sequence GTGCAGGTGAAGCGATTCGGCAGACAAGTGCGTGAGTGGCGGCGGGTGCGCGGTCTGTCATTGGAACAGACGGCTGCGCTGGTCGGGACAACAGGCGCGACGTTGTCGCGTCTCGAGCGCGGCCTCCACCGTCCGCGGCGCAAGCTGGCGATGCGTCTGTCGGAACTGCTCGGCGAGCAGCCGGTGCTGCCGATTGAATGGCACCGCGAACCAAAACTCGACGGCGCCGCACGCGAGTTCCTTGCCCAGGCCGCACGGCGGAACGTGAGGGTTCCGTCGGACGTAGAAGATCTGACAGTATGGCGCGCCGGCGATGGCGCGTTTCTCATTCTGCGCGTCGGCGGTGTAACTGAGTAG
- a CDS encoding rubrerythrin family protein yields the protein MATKENLDEAFAGESQANRKYLAFAKQADADGCPQIARLFRAAAEAETVHAHAHLAVMGGVKTTKENLHAAIDGEGMEFQSMYPKFVAEAKAEGNQDAVMSFNNALAVEEIHHALYKAALATLASGKDLPSAKIFVCGVCGNTVIGEPPDKCPICHSPRKKFAEVE from the coding sequence ATGGCAACGAAGGAGAACTTGGACGAGGCATTCGCCGGAGAGAGTCAGGCCAACAGGAAGTACCTCGCCTTTGCCAAACAGGCCGATGCCGACGGCTGCCCGCAGATCGCGAGGCTCTTCCGCGCCGCGGCTGAGGCGGAGACCGTACACGCACATGCGCATCTGGCGGTGATGGGCGGAGTCAAGACGACGAAGGAGAACCTCCACGCCGCGATTGATGGTGAAGGCATGGAGTTCCAGTCCATGTACCCGAAGTTCGTTGCCGAAGCGAAGGCCGAAGGCAACCAGGACGCCGTCATGTCATTCAACAACGCGCTCGCGGTGGAAGAGATTCACCACGCGCTCTACAAGGCGGCACTGGCAACGCTGGCATCGGGCAAAGACCTGCCGAGCGCCAAGATCTTCGTGTGCGGGGTGTGCGGGAACACGGTCATCGGCGAACCGCCGGACAAGTGCCCGATCTGCCACTCGCCCAGGAAGAAATTCGCGGAGGTGGAGTAA
- a CDS encoding heavy metal-binding domain-containing protein: MIVTTTPNIEGHSIKFYNGVVCGEAILGTNIMRDLFASVTDIVGGRSVAYEHELSRARQMAIAEMTDEAARMGATAVVGVDIDYEVIREGMLMVSVSGTAVTVE, encoded by the coding sequence TTGATCGTCACGACCACGCCGAACATTGAGGGGCACAGCATCAAGTTCTACAACGGCGTTGTCTGCGGCGAGGCCATTCTCGGCACCAACATCATGCGCGACCTCTTCGCCAGCGTCACCGATATCGTGGGCGGGCGTTCCGTGGCCTATGAGCACGAACTGAGCCGGGCGCGCCAGATGGCGATTGCGGAAATGACCGATGAGGCGGCGAGGATGGGTGCGACTGCCGTCGTCGGCGTTGACATTGACTACGAAGTGATTCGCGAAGGCATGCTGATGGTGAGCGTGAGCGGGACGGCCGTCACGGTTGAATAA
- the sppA gene encoding signal peptide peptidase SppA: MDQQSQPPQWPTPAPQQPQPPAQRGMSAGAKWAIGCGAAVALAFLALLVIFIAGLVMAIGGAAEYGRMPGGNVALIRIEGAITAGAFGGGPFGQQAASERIVEQLQGAAEDKAIKAIVLRINSPGGSAAGSQEMYHEIQRICDQRRKPVFVSMGDVAASGGYYVASAADRIFADPGTITGSIGVISASLELSGLFDKIGIQPEVLKKGKFKDMGSGFRPMNADERQIFEQLLNDIYRQFVTAVAAGREMDKQEVLKLADGRVYTGEQAKELKLVDELGGLRETVRAAARKAGIPGKPKVVEYRKRTLMDVLFAEVRVPQPPTTGYKGLLYDRAADLITRGALSTEE, translated from the coding sequence ATGGACCAGCAAAGCCAGCCGCCGCAGTGGCCGACACCGGCGCCGCAACAGCCCCAGCCGCCCGCACAGCGAGGGATGAGCGCCGGCGCAAAATGGGCGATCGGGTGCGGCGCCGCCGTGGCGCTCGCGTTCCTCGCGCTGCTCGTGATCTTCATCGCCGGGCTGGTGATGGCCATTGGAGGGGCAGCCGAGTACGGCCGCATGCCCGGTGGCAACGTGGCGCTGATTCGCATCGAGGGCGCGATCACGGCCGGCGCCTTCGGCGGCGGGCCGTTTGGCCAGCAGGCGGCGTCGGAGCGCATCGTTGAGCAACTCCAGGGCGCGGCGGAGGACAAGGCGATCAAAGCCATCGTGCTGCGCATCAACAGCCCGGGCGGCAGCGCCGCCGGGTCGCAGGAGATGTACCACGAAATCCAGCGCATCTGCGACCAGCGCCGCAAGCCGGTGTTCGTCTCGATGGGTGATGTGGCGGCCTCGGGAGGCTACTACGTCGCATCAGCCGCCGACCGCATCTTCGCCGACCCCGGCACCATCACCGGCAGCATCGGCGTCATCTCCGCCAGCCTCGAACTGTCCGGCCTGTTCGACAAGATCGGCATCCAGCCCGAGGTGCTGAAGAAGGGCAAGTTCAAGGATATGGGCTCCGGCTTCCGCCCGATGAACGCCGACGAGCGTCAGATCTTTGAGCAGCTTCTCAACGACATCTATCGGCAGTTCGTGACCGCCGTCGCCGCAGGGCGCGAGATGGACAAGCAGGAGGTGCTGAAGCTCGCCGACGGCCGCGTGTACACCGGCGAGCAAGCCAAGGAGCTGAAGCTGGTGGACGAACTCGGCGGCCTGCGCGAGACCGTACGCGCGGCCGCGAGAAAGGCGGGCATACCCGGCAAGCCCAAAGTCGTTGAGTACCGCAAGCGCACCCTCATGGACGTCCTCTTCGCCGAGGTCAGGGTGCCGCAGCCGCCAACGACGGGGTACAAGGGCCTGCTCTATGACCGCGCCGCGGACCTCATTACGCGCGGGGCGCTTTCGACGGAGGAGTAG